A part of Nitrospira sp. genomic DNA contains:
- a CDS encoding DNA translocase FtsK: MGATTSAKRGEARRAPSPPSHIQREVIGVILIALSLLMLLSLLSFVPGEAKMLATGVSDADPPRNLIGSFGALLAGGFFFGIGGAAYLFPVLLGRLGVRCFSQVPVSFTLRTAASSLAAVFFLSAFLHLETTGVPTLTSGMISRGMGGGVVGQTIAEGLRVVFAGTGAHILVITGFLVSLLLTTPLSLAEAVRRMPEHWATLREGVFAVMPERSIEVDKEIGNRRLRARSSKPAVVTRGEESAIDEIEELELTPTQIPPGPIIQPFPVAIPTWDAQTTELEVVMPTAEPKNYQLPDPEILLSDPSGPMDRMSDEEFKAQSEILSRALLSFGIEGIVTEVRPGPVITMYEFEPGPGTKVARIVNLADDLALALKATSIRIVAPIPGKSVVGIEVPNRSRETVSLKEVVMSEAFRRARSRLTLALGKDIFGAPSTADLKAMPHLLVAGATGAGKSVSLNTMLLSILFSAKPSEVKLLLIDPKMLEFQSYEGIPHLLRPVITDPKSAARGLGWVVAEMERRYKLLAEAGVRNIDAYNRKVAGLHEVFAERNAPSVEQTELPMKFLSEEERLSAGETSIAEGERGCMQPKPTPPEPLPFIVVMIDELADLMMVAPKDVEDKIARLAQMARASGIHLVLATQRPSVDVLTGLIKANFPARIAFQVSSKTDSRTILDANGAEALLGRGDMLYLASGTGRLARLHGSFVSDDDVRSVVEFVKKQALPIYNQELQSLKLEEAAEEEAKDEVYEQAKELVLSTGQASASLIQRRLRVGYPRAARMIEQMESEGIVGAAGRDGRREVLGRRGPVGAAEV, translated from the coding sequence ATGGGTGCCACCACCTCGGCGAAGCGGGGAGAAGCCCGCCGCGCCCCATCTCCCCCTTCTCATATTCAGCGAGAAGTGATCGGCGTAATTTTGATCGCGCTGAGTCTGCTGATGCTCTTGAGCCTCCTCTCGTTTGTGCCGGGAGAGGCGAAGATGCTGGCGACTGGTGTGTCGGATGCCGATCCGCCACGCAATCTCATTGGTTCGTTCGGTGCGTTGTTGGCCGGTGGGTTCTTTTTTGGTATCGGTGGAGCAGCCTATCTCTTTCCTGTGCTGCTGGGGCGGTTGGGAGTTCGGTGCTTCTCTCAGGTTCCGGTGAGTTTTACGCTGCGGACAGCCGCTAGCTCCTTAGCCGCCGTCTTCTTCTTGAGCGCCTTTCTGCATCTTGAAACGACGGGGGTTCCAACCCTGACCAGCGGGATGATTTCCCGTGGGATGGGCGGTGGTGTCGTTGGTCAGACCATCGCCGAGGGACTCCGAGTCGTCTTTGCCGGAACCGGGGCCCATATTCTGGTCATCACAGGATTCCTGGTCTCCCTCTTGCTGACAACCCCTCTGTCCTTGGCGGAAGCCGTGCGTCGGATGCCCGAACATTGGGCCACTCTTCGCGAAGGGGTGTTCGCGGTGATGCCGGAACGATCAATTGAGGTCGACAAAGAGATCGGCAATCGACGGTTACGAGCCAGGTCGTCCAAGCCAGCGGTCGTCACTCGAGGAGAGGAGTCAGCCATTGACGAGATCGAGGAGTTGGAGCTGACCCCAACCCAGATTCCTCCAGGTCCGATCATCCAGCCATTCCCTGTCGCAATCCCAACATGGGACGCGCAAACAACTGAGTTGGAAGTGGTTATGCCGACAGCCGAGCCCAAAAACTATCAGCTGCCTGACCCGGAGATTCTGTTAAGTGATCCTTCTGGACCGATGGATCGGATGTCGGATGAGGAATTCAAAGCACAGTCCGAGATCTTATCACGCGCATTGCTGAGTTTCGGCATCGAGGGCATTGTGACGGAAGTGAGACCAGGCCCCGTCATCACTATGTACGAATTTGAGCCGGGGCCCGGCACGAAGGTCGCCCGCATTGTGAATCTGGCCGACGACCTGGCTTTGGCGCTCAAGGCTACGAGCATTCGTATTGTCGCGCCGATCCCCGGCAAATCAGTCGTGGGGATTGAGGTGCCGAATAGGTCGCGAGAGACGGTGTCCTTGAAAGAAGTCGTCATGAGCGAGGCCTTTCGGCGGGCACGATCCAGGCTCACACTGGCGCTGGGTAAGGATATCTTCGGTGCGCCCAGCACGGCGGACCTGAAGGCGATGCCGCATCTTTTGGTGGCCGGGGCGACGGGAGCTGGGAAGAGTGTCAGCCTGAACACGATGCTACTCAGTATCCTCTTTTCCGCCAAGCCGAGTGAAGTGAAACTGTTGCTCATTGATCCGAAGATGCTCGAGTTCCAATCGTATGAAGGCATTCCACATCTTTTGCGGCCGGTGATTACGGACCCCAAGTCAGCCGCAAGAGGCCTGGGATGGGTCGTCGCTGAGATGGAGCGGCGGTATAAGCTGCTGGCGGAAGCCGGTGTGCGGAACATTGATGCGTACAATCGAAAGGTCGCCGGTTTGCACGAGGTGTTTGCTGAACGTAACGCACCGAGCGTCGAGCAGACTGAGCTTCCGATGAAATTTCTCTCTGAAGAAGAGCGTCTCTCCGCTGGTGAAACCTCGATCGCCGAGGGGGAACGGGGTTGCATGCAGCCGAAACCGACGCCGCCTGAACCGCTGCCGTTTATCGTCGTCATGATCGACGAACTGGCGGATCTGATGATGGTCGCTCCGAAAGATGTGGAAGACAAGATTGCCCGGCTTGCGCAGATGGCCCGGGCGTCCGGCATTCATCTGGTGCTGGCCACTCAGCGTCCATCTGTCGATGTACTGACCGGTCTGATCAAAGCGAATTTCCCAGCACGTATTGCGTTCCAAGTCTCGTCGAAGACCGATTCTCGAACCATTCTCGATGCGAACGGAGCGGAGGCTCTCCTCGGCCGTGGAGATATGCTGTATTTGGCCTCTGGAACCGGACGCCTTGCGCGTCTGCACGGGTCCTTTGTGTCGGACGACGATGTCCGTTCGGTGGTGGAGTTTGTGAAGAAACAAGCCCTGCCGATCTATAACCAGGAGCTGCAGTCCCTCAAGTTGGAGGAGGCGGCTGAGGAAGAGGCGAAAGACGAGGTGTACGAGCAGGCGAAAGAATTAGTGCTGTCGACGGGGCAGGCCTCAGCGTCGCTGATCCAGCGCCGATTGCGGGTCGGCTATCCTCGGGCGGCGCGCATGATCGAACAGATGGAATCGGAAGGCATTGTGGGGGCTGCGGGTCGTGATGGGCGTCGAGAGGTGCTTGGACGGCGCGGCCCAGTTGGTGCGGCGGAGGTATGA